The genomic segment tcaaagctgcccccagccctgcaAACCTTCGTGAAGCTGACCCTCTGAAACTGCTAACGGatcttctgcattgtttcagtgacactgggctggggaccgagcaatccttccatagcctgaagtcctgttttcatttgtaattagcctttGGAAGGATTGctcgcccccagcccagcatcactgaaacaacacagaaGATCCATTAGCAGTGTTGGAGAGTCGTCTTAACAAAGGTTCACGGGACTGGGGCGGCATTAGGAGGAAAATATTCGGCTGGCAGcacctccatctatctatctatctatctatctatctatctatctatctatctatctatctatctatcatctatctatctatctatctatctatctatctatctatctatctatctatctatctatagatcatCTATATAAGAACTGTATCTATCTGCCCAATTTTACCTGCTAAAGATAAACAATCCCACAGCATAGCAGGCCATATCTTTCCACCTACCTTCCTATACACAAGCAAGTGCAGCATGCCATGCTTCTTGAATGATAAGAGCAGAGCAACTGACATTCAAGCTGCATAAATTAACCAGAATGTTTTAGATACTTTCAACCACGCATCTGAATGTGTATGAAACCTTAAGACTGTGACACTTTTCTTCCTATAATAGCCAATAAGAATGGCAGCATTTAAGTGAGATTATTGAGTGAAAACATGATTCGTGGGGACACCAAATACGATTTTTCCTAGCAAATTATTTTCCACAGTTATTgtctttttgttttacaaatgaatctagggggcacatttacaaagctcgagtgaaggattcgaattaaaaaaacttcgaatttcgaagtgttttttgggctacttcgaccatcgaatgggctacttcgaccttcgactactacttcgacttcgaatcgaacgattcgaactaaaaatcgttcgactattcgaccattcaatagtcgaagtactgtctctttaagaaaaacttcgaccccctagttcggcagctaaaagctaccgaactcaatgttagcctatggggaaggtccccataggcttgcctatgttttttttgatcgaaggatattccttcgatcgttggattaaaatccttcgaatcgttcgatattcgaagtcgaacgattttagttcctagtcgaatatcgagggttaattaaccctcgatattcgacccttagtaaatctgcccctatgtgttagcTTCTTATACAATGATACAAACAGGCATTTAGATTAGAGACTAGGACCCCATAATAAAATATCCACTCATTTTTATACCTATCAAGCTAAACGTTTACTCTCTTTGTTCTCTCCAAAACCTGCTCTGTTATTGGGATGTTGAATAATTTCTTATAGCAAAATTAGAGCAAAATACATCCAAACGTAACTTATGAAACAAAATATATGCTGAGGTCCCTGAAATGGTAATGAAATGGTGAGATAACAAATTTGGATATAGGATCTTTTCTCCAGTTATCTATAGAGTTATCCATGAATtccatttaaactttaaaatcattgatcatgattaattaatgtatattggaaaggtgcttagaattacatattCTTTCTTTATGCAGAAATAGTTTTGGGGTGGGGCTTCCCTTTAGTGACTGCTAGTGAAAGCACAATGTGCGTAACTGATTAGCAAACCAATACCTGTTGTGTTTCCTTCCCAGACGGTTTATTGCACAACAATGTGATCACTCAAAGCTTTTATTGAGATGTAATGTGCAACTGCTGGTGTCTCTTATACTGTAAATGCAAACTCAAGAACCTGTATACAATAACAGAGGGTGGGGCACAAGTGGGGCAGGTATATAAGGGGCACCCAGATAGAGTACTGTCTTCCTACAGACTTGGTGCATCTGGTTCTAGTAACAGATTTAACTGCAGTGAGCGTGCTGTTACAGGAATGGTCATTCTCTCAGAGCAGGTAAGGACATAACTCCCACAATCTGACTTATTGCACAGGctcctttttatttattgagAATGTACATGTATAAGAAACTTTACAATAAGAGTTACAGTTTTTTACAATCATATTATGGCAAAAAATATAAACTACAGATAAACTACAGCAATAGATGCCATTTTTATATAAACACTAGCTTAGCAAAACATGCCTGTTTTTTTACTGCTTCTGGCATTTTACTTTAACAGAGATAGACTGGGCAGATTTGCTACATATCCAGATGCACTAGATCATTGCCATTTTGCTTTTATGTTAGAGTGTTGTGTCATGACACTTTTGGCGTTTTCTTTCAGAATTAAAAATAGGTGAATAATCCcatggttttagatttttaaccCATTTCCCAGATGGAAGCCACTTTAATTaatcatttattgaaaaaaacaagagtaaaacaatataaacaatatcATTCTGGTTTGGAAAGGTGTGAGCAGCATGGAAGCTAGCTAGGGTGTGATTTTGATGGTACATCTACTAATGCAACCTCAACTCTATCACAGATTGCAGTTAGCCATTTGTTATCCAATGATGTGAATATTAAGATTTGAAGTGTTCCTACTAATGCTGCTGAAAGCTAGTGGATGGATGGAATTCAccaatttattttctcttttcctaGGTGCCAGATGATGACTCATTCTGCAAACCATCTTTACCTCTAGGATCATCAGGTGAACTCCACATCAACCCACAATGTACAAGGCTGGATACACATATCTGCTCACTAAGTTCTTACAGTGAAAGGTTGTCTTATATACCTAATTCATATTTCCTTTGCAAAGAACAAGATTTGGAACAAGCTCTCCCAATTAGTTATAACAGTTACAGTctgggagtagaaggacaatgGATATGTAGCACAGATCTACTGCAGGATTCGTCATATAAAAGAAGGCCAAGGCTGCTTCCACATAGCATCAAAATGTACACGTTTATTCCTCATGACACAAATGGCTTGCACGAAACATCAGTACCAGCACTTCCTGGAGATCCATTTCATTCCCctcaaaaaaagaacattaagagGCATTTCATGCTGAGATATCTGCATCCCAAGAAGCGTGCTCTTCAGGCATATTTATGGAAGCACAAAAGTTCCAATTCCTTTACTTTCTaatgttttgggatttttttcaacTGTGATTTTATCTTAACTGAATATGGACTTTCAGAGGGGAAGAGATGACATTGACTGTCTTTAATAGAAAATAGTTTACTTTGATGAAATGGCTTATTATTCATGTTGTTACAATGGATTCATTTGATCAAACAGCACATCATTAGGATTTATTTCTTCAAAATATATAGTTCTTTTAATTagtcatttttatttgatgattaaGTATACAATTGGTACATACATATAACAATAAACCATTTTCTGTGCTCATTTGTTTAGAGTGCCATTATTTCTTAGGAAATAGGAAGATTGGGGAAAGTAATGGACTAGGACTTGGAAACATAGGGTGGTAGCGTTAAGGGCAggaaaaaatgaaatggaaaCCAACTATACAGgcatccattacccagaaacccattatctaaaaaaCTCTtaattacagcaaggccatctccctcaggggcaaattcactaagcgcttaCGCTAGTGTgaatttgctagcgttgggcattttcgttactttgcgaattcactaatggacgatggcgtaacttcgctagtgttacttcgcacccttacgcctggcgaatttgcgcaacggacgtaactacgcaaattcactaacgcgcgcattgttctgaatgctaccttctacgccagacttccttcgccacctcagaccaggcgaagcgcaatagagtagatagggattgcttcaaaaaaagttaaacgctggcgttttttctatattatgggtgataggctgaaaagatcgaaaaaatttttggggctcccctccttcccccctacatttcctaactcatggcaacttaactacacagtgggcacatgtgtatggcaaaataaaattttatttgatgctttgaaggtttcccaggcttgtgtagtgctgctaagaatacttccattgaaatttgaatttggcgccgtatgcaaattaaccatcgctagcgtaacttcgctttgcttggcgaatcaacgctagcgcaacttcgcaaccttacgctacccctgagtgcaacttcggatttttgtgaatttgcggagcgctggcgaaaataagCCTGGGAAGTGCAGCGAAGCGCAGCGAAGCGCagcgaagcggacgccagcgcaactacgattcatAGTGAATGTCCTACTCAGACTTTATTTCAGGTGTGCCCATACTtcactaatgcaaggtctacttttattAATGATGTCCAATTATGATTtatatccataaaagcattgttagcattctgtcgcatggaaaatattattttaatactgattaatgggaaaatgtatattgctgtatttaactAACATCTATTTCCTATaggaccttaacataataaatatctgaatgatattattatttatatctgaaaaacatgaaacaggagggtgaattagacaagctgtttgttgacttaAGAGCTACTGATcagcagctaaaggtctactggtagatcctgatctaccttttgggtacccctgctctatttcattaaaatgattcatattaaataaaatgattccccttttctctctaaaacagtaccttgtacttaattcaaactagtctgcattaatccatattggtggcaccCAATAATTAATGTAAGAAAAAAGACAAGATttggagttccaaattacaaaaaaaccctaatctggaaaactccagttatcctttctgtataacaggtcccatacctgtatattgtggCAAAAGAGAAGGCTGTGATAGAAACAGGTTTTTTGCTGTGAAATAGTCTCATAAATTCTGCTCCAAAACTAATAGGAATTCAGATTTCTTCATGGAactgaaaaagaccaaattttAGTAAAGATACTGGCAACCAGAGAGTCCTGCTTTTGGCAGTATTTATTCAAGCATCTTACTTTTTCTTTAGTTCATTATGCAACAAAAATGCCACAGCAGCAAGTGACCTCCTCCCATTATCACACAATTTCAATTCTTTGCACTGAAATTACATAATAGTCtgttaaatgttaattttgttGATGTTTTACTAAATCACAAGTCCCAGCTTCTACACTGTAAAATACAATATGATTTTGTCCTGGTTCTAATACCCTAAGGTTGAGAGTTTTTTTGTTTAGAACAGTAACTTCCTTTCCTagaatgtgcaaataaaaatggcTGCGTTACAATCTGTAGGCACCAGCCCAAACCCTAGAGGCTAATGGTGAACAAATCTAAGTTTTTATCAGTGCTGTAGTAGAGACGCGGTGTGCTACCTAAGCGCGCCCCCTCGCTCATGaaatgcgcatgcgcgtgacGTCATGCCCCGCTGCGCGTACCATTGCTTCCCACTGTGCATGACATAACTTCCGCCCAGATACGTGGCTAAACGCAAAATGCCACAGTCACTTATTACGCAAACTACATGCCCTGTACAAACCCATGGGCAGAGGACTGTAGTTGACTATTGGCATTACTGCTGACAACTCGACATTAGCCCAAATCACCTACCTCTTGGGTGTCTAAAAGGGGCAAAGATCCGTAAAGCGAGTGCTGGCAATAGTTGTGATATAGATTGAGAAGCAGGGGTTTGATCAGTGCCTCAAGAAGTGGCAAATTGAAAAGCTTTCTGTGCTATACTCCTTAATgggatattgaaaaaaaatgttcacaggaGGTTACCTGGCCTCCTTTCTAAAGTATTATGCTGCTATAGGACTAACAGCTGGCAATACAATGCTGCAGCGAGCAAAGTTAATTTATGTGCTGCATCAATGGACAATGGACATTTTCATAGCTGGAAATACAACCGCAAAAGGAATAAAATTGTCAGtgtgctttaaaggaatactatacccccaaaatgaatacttaagcaacagatagtttatatcaaattgaatgacatattaaagaatcttaccaaactggaatatatatttacataaatattgcccttttacatctcttgccttgaaccaccatttcgtgactctatctgtgctgcttcagagatcacctgaccagaaatactccaacactaactgtaacaggaagaagtgaggaagcaaaggcagatctctgtctgttaattggctcatgtgaccttacatgtggtttgtatgtgtgcacagtgaatcttacgatctcagggggcggcccttattttttaaaatggcaattttctatttgtgattacccaatggcacatactactaaaaaagtatattattatgataatggttcatttacatgaagcagggttttacacatgagctgttttactcagtatcttttaatagagacctacattgtttggggggtatagttttcctttaagatgaaacTGTTTGTGTATTATTGAGGTCTGAACATGAAATGATCAAGGCATCGATCCAGAGATGCTTCTAAGGCCCTTGGTAGTACTCGATGTCAGCACATTGCCTTTAGCCACAATACTCATGTCATATATCTATACAAGTCTGGGATACCTTCTGGAGAATAAACAAACGCTACTCCTGTCTGTATTCTCATAGGACTTAATTAAAATTAGGGAATAGTCAACtgacttttgtttatttaattgaacaattatatttccttttgtttttatggTCGGCTCAACATATCTAAAGGTTAAAAGAAGTCCATCAATGTATCCATTGAGGTGATTAAACTAATTGCTCAAACCAATCCATCTAAAGATTTGTATCCCAGACGTTCTGACAAGAATTGCTAACAAGTCCCAACATATTGCTCTGCTTTGAAATTAGATGATAcattttacagataacagatatttatcATATGCAGTCAATGCTAGTGTATCCTTTTGTTAGGGCAGGTGTTTGCTATGCAGTTTTCTTAGTGACCCGACCAACCAGTTACTCTCTATAGCAGGCTATGAAAACTATAGCAACCCATTTTTAACTTCTGCATTACTTTCCCTGAATCCATTTTTCTTCAATATATCAAATCCTGCCATAGTAGAGATATACCAATAATATTGTATAGAATACgatgttacagtatatattttataatagcattaatattgactttattttattttttttataaatattcacaatatacTCTTGGAATGGGTTTTCATTGGCTGTACCAGTGGTAGTTATACCAACTAAAGCTGGTCATGCACAAAAATATCTGCTCATTGGACCAAATCACTGAATCAGCAAATCTTTTGTCATTTTACCCTGTGCTGTGAAATTAAATAACATGGGAGTCTTTTGTAATGCAGACAGCCATGGATCATATGAATGGAAAAACGCAACTGCATATTCCTGTCTACTTGTGTGCTTCACAGAACCAGCAGAACTTGTACATTTTATGGATCCAACAGATTCTACAAGAACTAGTTGTTCATTTTCTTCCTTCTTTACATGAGACATAATATACAATGGGAAATGTctgttgaatttttttatgatCATCATCAATTAAAGCAATGTCAGTCATTTAATGCAACCGTACAGTGTCAAAAGATCCCAAATAACCaaccattattttctttttctacttgtataacatttgtattatttcttgGGTTTTTAAAGTAGcactttcaaaaaaaacaaatgacagCTAGATATTGATTGGTGTCATATATATCTTAATGTGGCTCTCTGTATAATAAAGGGATTCTGTGTACTAGGGACACTGTATACATTGTAAATAATTTGTTCTGCCATTTAAccactaaatgtttttttttaaatatttttattttgtataaaaacaaacacaGTTCAGGGACTGCAAGTACTGGACAACCCCCAGGTTGCAGAAATGTTAAGGCACAGAGTTAGATAAATCAAATGTCCTGAaccaaataaaacataacaaaaaccaAATACAACGAAAAGCATTGTGGGTACTGTCGTTTATAACCGCAATATGATATGGGCTGAATGTTGTGTCAGAGTGGGATTAGATTGTTTGGTTTCATGATTGCAATAGTTAATGCTAATAGAATGATCTAATAATCCATTACTACCTGTTATACCACTATAAAAAACAAAGGCAAACTTTCACACGTGTTCCTCTTTGACCCACTGAATTTGAATGCCATATAGGACTAAATTTGCTCCCATCCCTATTGTTCTGACCCATTGTTGGCCATATAGGTAAAAcctgatttattttttacttctcaACAGGACTACAATAACTCTTTTAGTTATTTAAAATCCCACTAACTagtcattagtgtggcccacacTCCTCTATTGTCATTCCAAATTGATGGCATTGTGTTGATACATACTAAACAAATGCACTGGGTGTCATGGACTGTAGAGTTTTTGTTTCAGGAGAATGAAACAAGGTGATTGTTAATGGGGAGCATAACGTTGCCCTTTCCTGTGCTTTATACAGGAGCAGCGACTGTCTCTTTGTTGTATCTCCCATCATTACAAACTTCTGTTAGGACAAAGGTGATCTCTATGGTGTCCAATGAAAAGTGTATCAATTTGGCATTTCTAACCATGGAAAAGGCATTTACACATACATAATTACTATTAAAAACAAGATGCTGTGATTCTAAATGAATCTGATGAAAGTGTAGGAATTACAAGACCATGGATGACTTTAATGTAGTTGGCTGTCTTagatataatgcaatatatagacaaacattCCCTGTTTTGCTGAAACTTGGGGCTCATCGTCTTACATATGTATCTTTTGaacaaaatgtgctaaaaaaacgggaagttcacctttaaaattttATTGCAGATGCTGCTAACCATTATCCTTTCATATATATGACTCTTTCCaagttacaaattacaaaaaacacTGTTTGTTGAGGTCAatgacccttgcaaccagaaaTTAAATTAACTGTGTTACTGAAACGTAATATGTGTTACTGCTTACGTTTCAACTCAGGCCCTCTTGTATTAGTCTTCCGCTCCGACTTATTACTGCTTACTGCTGGTTATTCTATAGTTAACtagtattttatatttcaatcatttttatttgtatttcacaaacaagaaaaaatacatAGGCAGCCATCAACAATCAACGAAGACAGTATAGTTAAAGTTATACATTCCTAGTATAAACtagtattttaaatgaaaaaacactcCTAATGATTGTCCTAAAAGttggataaaaaaacttaaaaataaatcagcttgaattttaaaaacctACAAAAGACTTATATAAAAGTTTGCCAAGGTTTATCTGTTGATTCTTTTTCTCATTGGAACTTTCAAGATTTTATTGATtgataaatccccaaaaatttaGATTGTGTCTTTTTACCTTGATTATctcaaattgcagaaaaaatataatacaatgcctatttttaataaataggccttatAGGATCAATATATTCCATAAAGACATGCAATCAGTTGCCACATCTCAATGttcattaaagaataagtaaCTAATTTCCCTGTAATAATGAGTGGAACCTATAACAGACCAAGCTGTTTGGATTGTGTTGTTTTCTCGAGTGCCATAAATTGATCAAAGTTTTGCATGAAATTAATGTATTGTATTTGCAGTATTGAATTAATGTGGGAGATGTTTCTTAGCAGGGCGTGAAATGAAAATAACAGCAATTCCTCTGTGTATATAATTAAAATTACTGTCAAGATTTCCAACACTTACAGCTTAACTCAAACTATATTTTGAATAGTCAGAGACAAATCTAGAGTGACAAAGATCCTCAGAAATGTAGGACCAGTTGGTACTGTTgggttttccatttattttaaatataattattgttaCCATTATTATTTATCCTTATTAACCTGTGTTAAAAAAGTGGCATCATATTCTAAAGTGCTGTACTATAAATGGGTTTaaacactgaacatacagatcccatacaaaATATGACAGATAATCCATTCAAGAGATAAAGAGGACCCTGtccaaagagcttgcaatcacAAGGGATTATATTAAAGATTCTTTAGCTTTCAAGAACTAGCAGactttattttcagcatttattagtGTAGTGTGGCTGGAGAAGCCAGTTGGAGAATAATCCTGCTTGCACTATTTCGCTCCATCTCTCCTAGGTGGCACTGTAAAAGCCAACAAATATCCCCTGTGCCCTCCATCTGTAAGTAACAATCAGGTACTGAGACACAGAACATGGGGCTGGTGTAgccagtaagggctcttactcacgagcggttgtagctacgctcccctgcgttccgtttttctgcgttcagccacaggggagcgcaggaatagccgcattacattttttccaatggggctgtactcctgccgaacgcaggttgagacgcaacatgctgcatttttcctgcgtttggcgcctacacgcacctgcgtgagtacagccccattggaaaaaatataatgcgtctatttctgcgctcccctgcggctgaacgcagaaaaacggaacgcaggcgAGCgtagctacaaccgctcgtgagtaagagcccttacactgtGTAGCTGAAtatttaaagttatattttatatttgatggGCATAAAGGGACTGAGTTACAAATGacataaattggattatttattaaaggtcgagttgtttcttacctgaaaaattcaagtttttgagggtttttttcagtcaaaactcacattttt from the Xenopus laevis strain J_2021 chromosome 9_10L, Xenopus_laevis_v10.1, whole genome shotgun sequence genome contains:
- the LOC108701852 gene encoding uncharacterized protein LOC108701852 — encoded protein: MVILSEQVPDDDSFCKPSLPLGSSGELHINPQCTRLDTHICSLSSYSERLSYIPNSYFLCKEQDLEQALPISYNSYSLGVEGQWICSTDLLQDSSYKRRPRLLPHSIKMYTFIPHDTNGLHETSVPALPGDPFHSPQKKNIKRHFMLRYLHPKKRALQAYLWKHKSSNSFTF